A single Desulfofalx alkaliphila DSM 12257 DNA region contains:
- the trpE gene encoding anthranilate synthase component I, producing the protein MLTEQQYIDLSSEYNLIPVYRQWLADTETPVTVYQKLKPLNPVYLLESVDGGQQVTRYSFIGLKPFATFSSKGTDVVFSSDGEVKKLSGKPLDLLYGVLCRYHCPKLPGLPRFYGGAVGYIGYDAVTTLEKLPQTTLDDLNLPDTFFVLCSVVLIFDHLKHTITGVVNSRVITDASAGYRDAQNTLDEIQQLMQQHAPLELPLNTTAGPVKSNCTREEFIAQVKKAKEYIAAGDVFQVVLSKRFSCHYSGDPFQVYRRLRSLNPSPYMYYLNFGAASIVGASPEMLVRVEGGLVQTQPIAGTRPRGVDEDHDNRLAADLLADRKEQAEHIMLVDLGRTDLGRVCQPGSVRVDSYMQVEKYSHVMHLVSSVKGVLKDEFTPIDAFKACFPAGTVSGAPKIPAMEIIDELESTRRGIYSGAIGYLGFNRSLDTAIAIRTIVFHNKNAYFQAGAGIVADSDPESEYLETINKAAVLAKALGIEKLKLTKAGAQSRVLA; encoded by the coding sequence GTGCTTACCGAGCAGCAGTACATTGATTTAAGCAGTGAGTACAATTTAATCCCGGTGTATCGGCAGTGGCTGGCTGATACTGAAACCCCTGTTACGGTGTATCAAAAATTAAAACCGCTAAATCCTGTTTATTTGTTGGAAAGTGTTGATGGGGGGCAGCAGGTGACCCGTTACTCTTTTATTGGACTAAAGCCCTTTGCCACCTTTTCCAGCAAGGGCACGGATGTTGTTTTCAGCAGTGACGGTGAGGTAAAAAAACTTAGCGGTAAACCCTTGGATTTACTGTATGGTGTTTTGTGCCGGTATCATTGCCCTAAATTGCCGGGATTGCCCAGGTTTTATGGTGGGGCGGTGGGGTACATTGGCTACGATGCCGTCACCACCCTGGAGAAGCTGCCCCAGACCACCCTTGATGATCTTAACTTGCCCGATACCTTCTTTGTCTTGTGCAGTGTGGTGCTGATCTTTGATCATCTAAAACACACAATAACCGGGGTGGTAAACAGCAGGGTAATAACAGATGCCTCTGCCGGCTACAGGGATGCTCAAAATACCTTGGATGAAATTCAACAATTGATGCAGCAACACGCCCCGCTGGAGCTACCCCTTAATACCACTGCCGGACCGGTGAAATCTAACTGTACCAGAGAAGAATTCATTGCCCAGGTGAAAAAGGCAAAGGAATACATTGCCGCCGGTGATGTCTTTCAAGTGGTGCTGTCAAAACGATTTAGCTGCCACTATTCCGGTGATCCTTTTCAGGTCTACCGTCGGCTGCGCAGTTTAAACCCTTCACCCTACATGTATTATCTGAATTTTGGTGCTGCCTCCATTGTCGGTGCTTCACCGGAAATGCTGGTGAGGGTAGAAGGAGGACTGGTGCAGACACAGCCCATAGCAGGTACCCGTCCCCGGGGTGTGGATGAAGACCATGACAACCGGCTGGCTGCCGATTTGTTGGCTGATAGGAAGGAGCAGGCGGAGCATATAATGCTGGTGGATTTAGGCCGAACTGATTTGGGGCGGGTTTGCCAGCCGGGCAGTGTCAGGGTTGACAGCTACATGCAAGTGGAGAAGTACTCCCATGTTATGCATCTGGTATCAAGTGTTAAAGGGGTACTTAAGGATGAATTCACACCCATAGATGCCTTTAAGGCATGTTTTCCTGCCGGTACAGTCAGTGGAGCCCCTAAAATACCGGCCATGGAAATTATAGATGAGCTGGAATCCACCAGGCGCGGCATATATTCCGGTGCCATTGGCTACCTGGGTTTTAACCGCTCCTTAGATACCGCCATTGCAATTCGTACCATTGTCTTTCACAATAAGAACGCTTATTTTCAGGCGGGGGCAGGCATAGTGGCCGACTCTGATCCGGAAAGTGAATATCTGGAAACTATCAATAAGGCAGCGGTGTTGGCCAAGGCACTGGGTATAGAAAAATTAAAACTCACCAAGGCAGGGGCTCAAAGCAGGGTGTTGGCATGA
- the trpD gene encoding anthranilate phosphoribosyltransferase: protein MIQRAIKMVVAGRHLDEEQAAAVMTEIMEGRASGSQIASLLTALHLKGETVDEITGFARVMRQMATPIRSSHPLLVDTCGTGGDGKGTFNISTTAAIVLAAAGAKVAKHGNRSVSSRAGSADVLEALKVNINITARQAERCLEEVGICFMFAPNLHGAMKHAAQTRKEIGIRTVFNILGPLTNPAKAQTQVLGVYAADLVEKMAQALVRLGSTRAFVLHGAGGLDEISPVGLAHICEVRAGEVHRYTIDPAEYGFAPAKVEDLAGGDAEENARITKEILAGATGPKRDAVVLNAALGLICSGIVSNLKDGIAVAQRAIDSGAAIKKLEQLVKVTSTMGGKEVISF from the coding sequence ATGATACAAAGGGCAATTAAAATGGTGGTGGCAGGCCGGCATCTTGATGAGGAGCAGGCTGCTGCAGTGATGACAGAAATAATGGAGGGCCGGGCCAGCGGTTCGCAAATTGCATCACTTCTTACCGCACTGCATCTAAAGGGCGAAACGGTGGACGAAATAACCGGTTTTGCCCGGGTGATGAGGCAAATGGCTACCCCGATCAGGAGCAGTCATCCTTTGTTGGTGGATACCTGCGGCACCGGGGGCGATGGCAAAGGAACCTTTAACATATCCACTACCGCTGCCATAGTATTGGCCGCTGCCGGTGCAAAGGTGGCCAAACACGGTAATCGTTCGGTGAGCAGCCGTGCCGGCAGTGCCGATGTGCTGGAGGCTTTAAAAGTAAATATAAATATCACAGCCCGGCAGGCTGAACGCTGTTTGGAAGAAGTGGGCATTTGTTTTATGTTTGCCCCTAACTTACATGGGGCAATGAAACATGCCGCCCAAACCCGAAAAGAAATTGGCATACGCACAGTGTTTAATATCCTTGGCCCACTAACCAACCCTGCCAAGGCCCAAACACAGGTGCTGGGGGTATATGCCGCGGATTTGGTGGAAAAAATGGCCCAGGCACTGGTTAGGTTGGGCAGCACCCGGGCATTTGTGCTGCACGGGGCCGGAGGATTGGATGAAATATCCCCGGTGGGGCTTGCCCATATTTGTGAAGTGCGTGCAGGGGAGGTGCACCGCTACACCATAGACCCGGCAGAGTATGGTTTTGCCCCTGCCAAGGTTGAGGACCTCGCTGGGGGTGATGCTGAAGAAAATGCCCGGATCACCAAAGAAATTTTAGCCGGTGCCACCGGCCCCAAAAGGGATGCTGTGGTGTTAAATGCTGCCTTAGGGCTGATATGTTCAGGCATTGTCAGTAATTTAAAAGACGGAATTGCCGTTGCCCAAAGGGCCATAGACAGTGGTGCTGCCATTAAGAAACTGGAACAACTGGTAAAAGTCACTTCGACCATGGGCGGTAAAGAGGTGATTAGTTTCTAA
- the trpC gene encoding indole-3-glycerol phosphate synthase TrpC, whose protein sequence is MLRQILEHKQVEVKQQMQQIPLDTMRKFAMSISATRSFARALNKPGAVQVIAEVKRRSPSKGLLCTNFNHLTLAKEYTASGAAAISVLTDSKFFGGHNQFLADIRKITSLPLLRKDFIIHPYQVYQTKVLGADALLLIVAALDEDTLIELYRLSVNLGLEVLVEVHNESELKRALALGATLIGINNRNLHTFKTDIETTVELCSLIDNLGITVVSESGIKDAADIKKLARHGVSAVLVGETLVKHPTPGERLQQLLRGCRCHE, encoded by the coding sequence ATGTTACGGCAAATATTAGAGCATAAACAGGTGGAAGTAAAGCAGCAAATGCAGCAAATACCGCTGGATACAATGAGAAAATTTGCCATGTCAATATCTGCAACCCGGAGCTTTGCCCGGGCCTTAAATAAACCCGGTGCAGTGCAAGTAATTGCTGAAGTAAAGAGACGCTCACCGTCTAAGGGCTTGCTGTGTACCAACTTTAATCATTTGACGCTGGCAAAGGAATATACCGCTTCGGGGGCAGCTGCCATATCGGTACTCACCGACAGCAAGTTTTTCGGCGGACATAATCAATTTTTGGCGGATATTAGAAAAATCACTTCACTTCCCTTGCTGCGCAAGGATTTTATCATCCACCCCTATCAGGTTTACCAAACCAAGGTCCTGGGGGCTGATGCACTCCTGCTTATAGTCGCTGCCTTGGATGAGGATACCTTGATTGAGCTGTACCGCCTATCCGTTAACCTTGGCTTAGAGGTGCTGGTGGAGGTTCACAATGAAAGTGAGCTAAAACGGGCGCTGGCCTTGGGGGCTACGCTTATCGGCATTAATAACCGCAACCTGCACACCTTTAAAACGGATATTGAAACCACTGTGGAATTGTGTTCGCTAATTGATAATTTAGGGATAACAGTGGTTAGCGAAAGTGGCATTAAAGATGCAGCGGACATAAAAAAGTTGGCCCGGCACGGCGTCAGTGCGGTGTTGGTGGGGGAAACGCTGGTTAAACATCCAACCCCCGGTGAACGATTGCAGCAGTTGCTGCGGGGGTGCAGGTGCCATGAATAA
- a CDS encoding phosphoribosylanthranilate isomerase, translated as MNKQVRVKICGIMDAHTALGAVKLGAHALGFVFAPSKRQVSAELARSIIKRLPPLVSKVGVFVDAPLDEVNGLARYCQLDAVQLHGDELPEYVSKIELPVIKAFRVKDKSVLDRAVNFPAAAILLDTYTPGVAGGTGKTFNWHLLEPGTIKRPLILAGGLTPDNVGEAVKLVRPYAVDVSSGVETNGVKDLNKIALFIDELRRGVNI; from the coding sequence ATGAATAAACAGGTGCGGGTAAAGATATGCGGCATCATGGATGCCCACACAGCCCTAGGGGCGGTAAAATTGGGCGCCCATGCTTTAGGGTTTGTGTTTGCCCCGAGCAAACGCCAAGTATCTGCTGAGCTGGCCCGAAGCATTATTAAAAGGCTGCCGCCTTTGGTCAGTAAAGTAGGTGTATTTGTGGATGCTCCGCTGGATGAAGTTAACGGCCTTGCTCGGTATTGTCAATTGGATGCAGTGCAGCTACACGGAGATGAACTGCCGGAGTACGTGTCTAAAATTGAATTGCCGGTTATTAAGGCATTCCGTGTAAAGGATAAGAGTGTACTGGATCGGGCAGTGAATTTTCCTGCCGCTGCCATCTTGCTGGATACCTATACCCCCGGTGTTGCCGGGGGTACGGGCAAAACCTTTAACTGGCACCTGCTGGAGCCAGGGACCATCAAAAGACCGCTGATACTGGCCGGGGGTCTCACCCCAGATAACGTTGGCGAAGCAGTTAAATTGGTGCGCCCATACGCCGTTGACGTGTCCAGCGGTGTGGAAACAAACGGTGTTAAAGATTTAAATAAAATTGCCTTGTTTATAGATGAGCTGAGGAGAGGGGTTAATATATGA
- the trpB gene encoding tryptophan synthase subunit beta produces the protein MMMQAPDERGYFGLYGGRFVPETLMPALEELCESYRSVKNDAEFEAELNYYLSKYVGRQTPLYFAAGLTRHCNGARIYLKREDLNHTGAHKINNTIGQLLLARRMGKKRIIAETGAGQHGVATATAAALFGLQCVIYMGEEDIKRQALNVFRMKLLGAEVVAVKGGSRTLKDAMNEAIRDWVTNVQTTYYCIGSVAGPHPYPQMVRDFQAIIGRETKEQIIEQTKGLPQYIVACVGGGSNAMGIFYPFLQHREVALVGVEAAGKGLNSGRHAATLTMGSPGVLHGSHSYILQDQDGQVLPVHSISAGLDYPGVGPEHSYLKDIGRVKYYAVTDDEALDAFKLLCRTDGIIPALESAHALAQAVKMAPKLAKDTVIIVNLSGRGDKDVNTVAEMMGVEI, from the coding sequence ATGATGATGCAAGCACCCGATGAGCGAGGGTATTTTGGACTTTATGGCGGGCGCTTTGTGCCGGAAACACTGATGCCTGCTTTGGAAGAACTGTGCGAAAGCTATCGGTCCGTAAAAAATGATGCGGAGTTTGAGGCAGAGCTTAATTACTATCTGAGCAAATACGTGGGACGTCAAACCCCGCTGTATTTTGCAGCGGGGTTAACCCGCCATTGCAATGGAGCCCGGATTTATCTTAAAAGGGAAGATCTAAACCATACCGGTGCCCATAAAATTAACAATACCATCGGCCAGCTGCTTTTAGCCAGGCGAATGGGTAAAAAGAGAATCATTGCTGAAACCGGTGCCGGCCAGCACGGGGTGGCCACCGCCACCGCTGCGGCCCTGTTTGGGTTACAATGTGTTATTTATATGGGCGAAGAGGATATTAAACGACAGGCTTTAAACGTCTTTCGCATGAAACTGCTGGGTGCCGAAGTGGTGGCGGTTAAAGGGGGCAGCCGTACCCTAAAGGATGCCATGAATGAGGCCATAAGGGATTGGGTGACCAATGTGCAAACCACCTACTACTGCATTGGCTCCGTTGCAGGGCCTCACCCCTATCCCCAAATGGTGAGGGATTTTCAAGCAATAATTGGCAGGGAAACTAAGGAGCAAATTATTGAACAGACCAAAGGCTTGCCACAATATATTGTTGCCTGTGTAGGGGGCGGCAGCAATGCCATGGGTATTTTTTATCCCTTTTTGCAGCACCGAGAGGTTGCACTGGTGGGTGTAGAGGCGGCAGGAAAGGGATTAAACAGCGGGCGGCATGCCGCCACCCTGACCATGGGCAGCCCCGGGGTGTTACACGGAAGCCACAGCTACATTTTACAGGATCAGGACGGACAGGTACTGCCGGTGCACTCCATTTCAGCGGGGCTGGATTACCCGGGGGTTGGTCCGGAGCACAGTTATCTAAAAGATATTGGCCGGGTGAAATACTATGCTGTTACCGATGACGAAGCCTTGGATGCTTTCAAATTATTGTGTCGCACTGACGGTATCATTCCGGCGCTGGAGAGCGCCCATGCTCTGGCCCAGGCGGTAAAGATGGCGCCGAAACTGGCAAAGGATACAGTTATTATTGTCAACCTTTCAGGCCGGGGAGATAAAGATGTAAACACAGTGGCTGAAATGATGGGGGTGGAGATATAA
- the trpA gene encoding tryptophan synthase subunit alpha yields MNRVEQCFEKLKAQNQKAFIPFITAGDPHLDVTVELVKAMDVSGADIIELGVPYSDPMADGPIIQAACQRALKAGVTLRRILYAVQEIRRSSQVPLVLMSYYNPILQYGLKNFVLDAVSSGVDGVIVPDLPVEECLPLYKSALEKGLCLIPLVAPTTTQERLSKIAELAMGFIYCVSVTGITGLRQEFNSEISKLTNRVRCASSLPIAIGFGVSSPAQAVTVAQYCDAVIVGSAIVNIIGRDPGNAVHKVARAVAEYKAACSSRGFF; encoded by the coding sequence ATGAATAGAGTGGAGCAGTGTTTTGAAAAACTTAAGGCACAGAATCAAAAGGCCTTTATCCCCTTTATCACTGCCGGTGATCCGCACCTGGATGTCACTGTGGAACTGGTAAAGGCGATGGATGTTTCCGGGGCCGATATCATCGAGCTGGGGGTGCCTTACTCTGATCCCATGGCTGACGGCCCGATAATTCAAGCTGCCTGCCAGCGGGCTCTTAAGGCAGGCGTTACCCTGCGGAGAATACTTTATGCGGTGCAAGAGATTCGCCGCAGCAGTCAGGTACCGCTGGTGCTGATGTCATATTACAATCCCATATTGCAGTACGGTTTAAAAAACTTTGTGCTTGATGCGGTTAGCAGCGGGGTGGACGGGGTTATCGTGCCCGATCTACCTGTGGAGGAATGTTTGCCGCTATATAAGAGTGCCTTGGAAAAGGGGCTTTGCCTAATACCCTTGGTAGCACCCACCACCACCCAAGAGCGGTTAAGTAAAATAGCCGAGCTTGCCATGGGATTTATTTATTGCGTTTCGGTAACAGGTATTACCGGCCTTAGGCAGGAATTTAATAGTGAAATATCGAAGTTGACTAACCGTGTTCGCTGTGCGTCTTCACTGCCAATAGCTATCGGGTTTGGTGTTTCTTCTCCGGCCCAAGCGGTGACTGTGGCTCAATACTGTGATGCAGTTATTGTGGGCAGCGCCATAGTTAATATCATAGGGCGTGACCCTGGCAATGCCGTCCACAAGGTGGCAAGGGCAGTGGCTGAATATAAAGCAGCGTGTTCTAGTAGGGGGTTTTTTTAA
- the aroF gene encoding 3-deoxy-7-phosphoheptulonate synthase, with protein sequence MPSYHLVSRKYRKEDTVIRLATTEVGGGSTVIIAGPCAVEDRELMLQLAPLLKNMGVDVLRGGAFKPRTSPYSFQGLGEEGLQILNEAGRAAGLPVVTELMDARDLDIVYRYTDIIQIGSRNMQNFTLLREVGQTDKPVLLKRGLSATIEEWLLAAEYILAEGNQQVILCERGIRTFETYTRNTLDIGALAAAKHLSHLPVIADPSHATGRRELVAPAAKAAVAAGADGLIIEVHPKPKEAKSDGSQSLLPEELAVLIKEVKALASNIKK encoded by the coding sequence ATGCCGTCTTATCACTTAGTAAGTCGTAAATATAGAAAAGAAGATACCGTTATCCGGTTAGCAACCACTGAGGTGGGTGGCGGCAGCACTGTGATTATTGCCGGGCCCTGTGCAGTTGAAGATCGTGAACTGATGTTGCAACTGGCGCCCTTGCTAAAAAATATGGGTGTGGATGTGCTGCGGGGCGGTGCCTTTAAACCGAGAACATCACCCTACTCTTTCCAAGGGCTGGGCGAAGAGGGCCTGCAAATATTAAATGAGGCCGGACGTGCTGCCGGTTTGCCGGTGGTCACTGAATTGATGGATGCCCGGGATCTTGATATTGTTTACCGCTACACTGACATCATTCAGATAGGCAGCCGTAACATGCAGAATTTTACACTGCTAAGGGAAGTGGGTCAGACTGACAAGCCAGTACTGCTAAAACGGGGACTTTCGGCCACCATTGAAGAATGGCTGTTGGCTGCGGAGTATATTTTAGCAGAAGGGAACCAACAGGTGATATTGTGCGAGCGGGGTATTCGCACCTTTGAAACCTATACCCGTAACACATTGGATATAGGTGCACTGGCTGCAGCTAAACACCTTTCACACCTGCCGGTAATAGCGGACCCCAGCCACGCCACCGGCAGAAGGGAATTGGTTGCCCCCGCCGCCAAGGCAGCGGTTGCCGCCGGGGCAGACGGCCTAATTATTGAAGTGCACCCCAAACCGAAGGAAGCAAAATCAGACGGTTCCCAGTCCCTGCTGCCGGAAGAACTGGCAGTTCTTATCAAGGAAGTAAAGGCCTTGGCTTCAAATATTAAAAAATAA
- a CDS encoding 2-hydroxymuconate tautomerase family protein, which produces MPFINIKIAKDNVTAEKKAELIKGVTQLMVDVLGKNPNSTMVLIEEVETDNWGIGGETVTQRRQKGN; this is translated from the coding sequence ATGCCGTTTATAAACATCAAAATCGCAAAGGATAATGTAACTGCCGAGAAAAAAGCAGAACTAATCAAAGGAGTAACCCAGCTTATGGTGGATGTGCTTGGCAAGAACCCTAATTCCACAATGGTACTGATTGAAGAAGTGGAAACCGACAACTGGGGCATTGGCGGCGAGACAGTAACCCAGCGCAGACAAAAGGGTAATTAA
- a CDS encoding DUF4825 domain-containing protein, translating into MKMAKLFKNNKITVALLGLLCIALLSGVLLTKAKGINPGDETAADLSARMADYEANVLLKYKSPYIGNASNVSNLLSTLPLGEYKQGIALDTEEEPYGLNVNYHITELPYIDRDYINKYFRTNSVVLFSLIDNLDVIGYKVKVEDKDYHYQYTRDSLQGNFEQDLREYSKDKNQFENLLSIIKTELLMSTGAPMTLEQAVSKAIISQESPFRDGECATEGHVILDTKEKRGVITCYTIAGSGSFGFENGIFTSISGTGATPTVMTFRRGEDGSYTLLEYKRPMDGDYYVKSIKKMFPRSLYDTVLSAHEFYPKLSKQQEEQARAYLQSIGRNAQVSADYVEKELLDIDVGASNKLFGEIQEYNPYIANYPYWVGTVEKIEDGERYIYETSQGKTADGYDLVSFKKTKEDGTLVEEFHYEIVGSEPQLILAEGRPELIPH; encoded by the coding sequence ATGAAGATGGCGAAACTGTTTAAAAATAATAAAATAACGGTTGCCCTTTTAGGACTACTTTGCATAGCATTACTTTCCGGTGTCTTGTTGACAAAGGCTAAGGGTATCAACCCGGGGGATGAAACTGCAGCTGATCTTTCGGCCAGGATGGCAGATTATGAGGCTAATGTGCTGCTAAAGTATAAATCTCCCTATATTGGAAACGCCAGTAACGTTTCTAATCTTTTAAGCACCCTGCCCCTGGGAGAATATAAACAGGGGATAGCACTTGATACCGAGGAGGAGCCCTATGGTTTAAACGTTAATTATCATATAACAGAATTGCCTTATATTGATAGGGATTATATAAATAAATATTTTCGAACCAATTCAGTGGTCTTGTTCAGTTTGATAGATAATTTGGATGTCATTGGATATAAGGTTAAGGTGGAGGATAAGGACTACCACTATCAATACACCAGAGATTCCCTGCAAGGTAATTTTGAGCAAGACTTAAGGGAGTACTCAAAGGACAAAAATCAATTTGAGAACCTTTTATCTATTATTAAGACTGAACTCTTGATGTCAACAGGCGCCCCAATGACCCTTGAACAGGCGGTATCAAAGGCAATAATCAGTCAAGAATCCCCTTTTAGGGATGGAGAGTGTGCAACAGAGGGGCATGTAATACTTGACACAAAGGAGAAGAGGGGAGTTATTACCTGTTATACCATAGCCGGCTCTGGCTCTTTTGGTTTTGAAAACGGTATTTTTACAAGTATTAGCGGTACCGGTGCTACCCCAACGGTAATGACCTTTAGAAGGGGTGAGGATGGGAGCTATACCTTATTGGAGTACAAACGGCCCATGGATGGGGACTATTATGTCAAATCAATAAAGAAGATGTTCCCAAGAAGCTTATATGATACAGTGCTATCTGCACATGAGTTTTATCCTAAGCTCAGCAAGCAGCAGGAGGAACAGGCTAGGGCATATCTGCAATCAATAGGTAGAAATGCCCAGGTATCTGCCGACTATGTGGAAAAGGAGCTTCTGGATATTGATGTTGGGGCCTCAAATAAGTTATTTGGGGAAATACAAGAATACAATCCTTATATTGCAAACTACCCCTACTGGGTGGGAACAGTAGAAAAAATAGAAGACGGTGAAAGATATATCTATGAGACCTCCCAAGGCAAAACCGCTGATGGATACGACCTTGTGTCTTTTAAAAAGACAAAAGAAGATGGTACTCTAGTGGAAGAGTTCCATTATGAAATAGTGGGCAGCGAACCACAACTTATCTTAGCCGAGGGCAGGCCGGAATTGATTCCCCATTGA
- a CDS encoding DJ-1/PfpI family protein translates to MAAKKILMLVGDYVEDYEAMVPFQMLTMVGHSVDTVCPGKKAGETVATAIHDFEGEQTYSEKRGHNFAITATFEEIKAEDYDALVIPGGRAPEYIRLNEQVLDIVRHFAAENKPIAAVCHGQQVLVTAGVVEGKLCTAYPAVKPDLIKAGATWGEVNDTFSNAYVDGNLVTAAAWPGHPEWMRKFLELLGTKIEP, encoded by the coding sequence ATGGCAGCTAAAAAAATCCTAATGTTAGTGGGAGACTATGTTGAGGATTATGAAGCAATGGTTCCTTTTCAAATGCTCACCATGGTGGGCCATTCCGTGGATACGGTTTGCCCCGGGAAAAAGGCCGGGGAAACAGTGGCCACCGCAATTCATGATTTTGAGGGTGAGCAGACTTACAGCGAAAAAAGAGGGCACAACTTTGCCATCACCGCTACCTTTGAGGAGATAAAGGCCGAGGATTACGATGCCTTAGTAATTCCGGGTGGCAGGGCGCCGGAATATATCCGCTTAAACGAGCAGGTGCTGGACATAGTTCGTCACTTTGCTGCTGAAAACAAACCTATAGCAGCAGTATGCCATGGCCAGCAAGTTCTAGTCACAGCGGGCGTGGTGGAAGGTAAGTTGTGCACTGCCTACCCTGCGGTTAAACCGGACCTAATTAAGGCAGGTGCAACTTGGGGTGAAGTTAACGATACCTTTTCCAATGCCTATGTGGACGGTAACCTAGTTACTGCTGCAGCCTGGCCCGGTCATCCCGAATGGATGCGGAAGTTTTTAGAGCTGTTAGGAACAAAAATTGAACCATAA
- a CDS encoding ABC transporter ATP-binding protein: MMEPIVIARDLQKSYGDFQAVKGINFKIYPGQCFGILGPNGAGKTTTVSMLYCFLPITAGRLEVLGMDVNNYPREIKGKLGVVPQDNNLDLELTVLENLLLYASYFDIKKAAAKERALELLAFFNLLEKRDVDVEQLSGGMKRRLALARGLINSPEILILDEPTTGLDPEARHIIWQHLRLLKQQGLTIVLTTHYLEEASQLCDYLFIIDQGKIIAEGSPEVLVEKHIGKHVIELELSEEKHRLILEELNTSIKGHQLLGSTLFLYLYDEGQALVSKLQQYPFISYQLLRPANLEDVFLKLTGKGLGDE; encoded by the coding sequence ATGATGGAACCAATTGTAATAGCAAGGGACCTGCAAAAGAGCTATGGTGATTTTCAAGCGGTAAAAGGCATTAATTTTAAAATTTATCCAGGGCAATGTTTTGGCATTCTAGGGCCAAACGGTGCCGGCAAAACTACCACAGTGTCCATGCTTTATTGCTTCTTACCGATAACAGCAGGCCGGTTAGAAGTGCTGGGTATGGATGTAAATAATTACCCCCGTGAAATAAAGGGGAAGTTAGGTGTTGTACCCCAAGATAATAATTTAGATTTAGAGCTGACGGTTTTAGAGAATTTATTGTTATACGCCAGCTATTTTGACATAAAAAAGGCTGCTGCCAAGGAAAGGGCATTGGAGCTGCTGGCCTTTTTCAATCTGCTGGAAAAAAGAGATGTTGATGTGGAACAATTGTCGGGCGGCATGAAAAGGCGCCTGGCCCTGGCCCGTGGATTAATAAATTCACCGGAAATTCTTATTTTGGACGAACCCACAACGGGTCTTGATCCTGAGGCCAGGCATATTATTTGGCAGCATTTGCGCTTGTTAAAGCAGCAAGGACTAACTATTGTCTTGACTACCCATTACCTAGAGGAGGCCAGTCAGCTTTGCGACTATCTGTTTATTATTGACCAGGGTAAAATTATAGCGGAAGGTTCTCCGGAGGTTTTGGTTGAAAAACACATCGGTAAACATGTGATAGAACTGGAACTTTCGGAAGAAAAGCACCGGTTGATACTGGAAGAATTAAATACATCTATTAAGGGACACCAGCTCTTAGGCAGCACCCTTTTTCTGTACTTATATGACGAAGGCCAGGCGCTGGTGAGTAAACTACAGCAATATCCATTTATATCTTACCAACTGCTGCGTCCTGCCAACCTGGAAGACGTATTTTTGAAATTAACAGGAAAGGGATTAGGCGATGAATAG
- a CDS encoding ABC transporter permease: MNRYALKVLWRNIVVFKKTWLTSVTFYFVEPMLYLTAMGLGLGAFVGEINGTPYIQFIAPGIIATSAMWVAASESTYGSFVKMQYQKTYHAMVATPLNIEEVVAGEILYATFKAIVYGTIILLVITAFGLVASPWALLTPLVLVLAGLIFALLGMIWTGLVAKIDSFSFFFTLVITPMFLFSGIFFPLDSLPGIVQIAAWFLPLYHVVELLRSLAFGEVGLFLLAHVGVLLFTIVILYPFPKRLIKNKLGI, from the coding sequence ATGAATAGATATGCATTGAAAGTACTGTGGAGAAATATAGTGGTCTTTAAAAAAACCTGGCTCACCAGTGTGACCTTTTATTTTGTAGAGCCCATGTTGTATTTAACCGCCATGGGCTTGGGATTAGGGGCCTTTGTTGGTGAAATTAACGGTACACCCTATATTCAATTTATTGCCCCTGGTATTATTGCTACGTCGGCCATGTGGGTGGCTGCCTCCGAGAGCACCTATGGCTCCTTTGTAAAAATGCAATATCAAAAAACATATCATGCCATGGTGGCTACTCCCTTAAATATTGAAGAGGTGGTGGCCGGGGAAATTCTTTATGCCACCTTTAAAGCCATTGTCTACGGGACCATAATTCTTTTAGTGATTACAGCCTTTGGTTTGGTTGCTTCACCCTGGGCCTTGTTAACACCGTTGGTATTGGTGCTGGCGGGATTGATCTTTGCTTTGCTGGGTATGATTTGGACAGGTCTGGTGGCTAAAATTGATTCGTTTTCTTTTTTCTTCACCCTGGTGATTACTCCCATGTTTCTTTTTTCAGGAATATTCTTCCCCCTTGATAGCCTGCCGGGCATTGTGCAAATTGCTGCCTGGTTTTTGCCCCTTTACCATGTGGTGGAGTTGCTGCGTTCCCTGGCCTTTGGGGAAGTGGGGCTGTTTTTACTTGCCCATGTGGGAGTTTTGCTTTTTACCATAGTAATTTTATACCCCTTTCCAAAGCGTTTGATTAAAAATAAGTTGGGAATATAA